A stretch of the Diprion similis isolate iyDipSimi1 chromosome 14, iyDipSimi1.1, whole genome shotgun sequence genome encodes the following:
- the LOC124414953 gene encoding uncharacterized protein LOC124414953, with protein sequence MSQATARGTSSNFTGASGTSVANVYGSTATNVTLMTERMRELGYRVTEQWKCVFDRGLRENKMRKYVATHPLTAATATSEALNPRDAFYGGRTGNTSRYYENGWFPVGHPTVYVEEECKLLTGASGCDITRVEGLIKCRVLPPRNLYHPILPVRMHDKLMFALCRSCCQSLRQGECRHDDEAAREFEGTWVSVELKEAYTVTSSDPTTRQGGHFADYIDTFLKIKQEASGWPAECEDELAQMRYLDEYERVEGIRLFWGKFRQREILVKTEVIKTRQQLLELLTNPKVEVSGLLLVNDDVLYVHWSHAQHSVEPSALANVVIAAYTTAQALLKLYSYLEKVDRRVLYYDTDSVIHTRNHHRPNAYEPPTGNFLSDQTDELEPYGCGRFIRAFVSGGPKFYAFVVKRPNGEVVEISKVKGITLNHTASSKPNFEAIKGMVLQAAAPINLEYRAIRRSELHAVVTRSECRTCKPVLAKRHCCVDSFDTLPYGYRAG encoded by the exons ATGTCGCAGGCGACGGCACGCGGCACGTCTTCGAATTTCACGGGTGCTTCTGGCACATCTGTCGCGAATGTTTACGGATCAACCGCGACAAACGTAACGTTAATG ACCGAGCGTATGCGTGAACTGGGTTACCGCGTGACAGAGCAGTGGAAATGCGTCTTTGATCGAGGCTTGAGGGAGAACAAGATGAGGAAATACGTGGCGACACACCCGCTGACCGCTGCCACTGCCACGAGCGAAGCGCTCAACCCGCGCGATGCGTTCTACGGCGGTCGAACGGGGAACACTTCCCGATACTACGAG AATGGATGGTTCCCGGTTGGCCACCCGACGGTCTACGTTGAAGAGGAGTGTAAGCTCTTGACCGGGGCGAGCGGTTGCGACATCACGCGAGTCGAGGGGTTGATCAAATGCCGAGTTTTACCGCCGCGCAATCTTTATCACCCTATTTTGCCGGTGCGCATGCATGACAAACTCATGTTTGCTTTGTGCCGCTCATGTTGTCAGAGTTTGCGTCAGGGCGAGTGTAGACATGATGACGAGGCCGCGCGAGAATTCGAGGGCACGTGGGTGTCCGTTGAATTGAAAGAAGCC TATACGGTAACATCTTCTGATCCGACTACTCGTCAAGGTGGGCATTTCGCCGACTACATCGACACCTTTCTCAAAATTAAGCAAGAGGCAAGCGGCTGGCCTGCTGAATGCGAGGATGAGTTGGCTCAAATGCGGTATCTCGACGAGTACGAACGTGTCGAGGGTATACG CTTATTTTGGGGTAAGTTTCGGCAACGTGAGATCCTGGTGAAAACGGAGGTTATCAAGACGCGACAGCAGCTGCTCGAGCTTTTGACCAACCCTAAAGTCGAGGTGTCCGGTTTGCTGCTTGTGAACGACGATGTACTCTACGTGCATTGGTCGCACGCGCAACACAGCGTTGAACCGTCAGCACTGGCGAACGTCGTGATTGCCGCGTACACCACTGCTCAGGCTTTGCTGAAGCTCTACTCGTACCTCGAGAAAGTCGATCGGCGCGTTCTCTACTACGATACTGATTCAGTGATTCACACCCGGAACCACCACCGACCAAACGCGTATGAACCTCCTACGGGTAACTTCCTTAGCGATCAAACGGATGAGCTGGAGCCTTACGGCTGTGGGAGGTTTATACGGGCTTTTGTCTCTGGGGGGCCAAAGTTCTACGCATTCGTCGTCAAACGTCCGAATGGTGAAGTGGTTGAAATTAGCAAGGTAAAAGGTATAACGCTGAACCACACGGCGAGCTCGAAACCTAACTTCGAGGCCATCAAAGGGATGGTGCTACAAGCCGCTGCACCCATCAATTTGGAGTATCGTGCTATTCGCCGTTCGGAACTGCACGCAGTGGTGACTCGCTCCGAGTGCAGAACGTGCAAGCCAGTATTAGCGAAAAGGCATTGCTGCGTCGACAGTTTCGACACGCTGCCCTACGGTTACCGCGCTGGGTGA